A single Cyclopterus lumpus isolate fCycLum1 chromosome 1, fCycLum1.pri, whole genome shotgun sequence DNA region contains:
- the cdc6 gene encoding cell division control protein 6 homolog, translated as MPSTRSNGRAQPTLDFPRRKSCRVSSRPKTPQPAASPAPTKPRPAQLGPLSPKLPAARPSPLTMPPPAALQPRLPLSPRKRTGDENGCNRGDAPLGSPPKQSKPTLVSSPRKPAFDDENSPVSVRRRLVPSSSPRKPLSPAAGASPRRQETPSGSPARQNPERKPPVARLFGERSRFLSVKQALHTAVPERLLSREAERASIRSFLEEKALRRLPGSLYISGAPGTGKTACLNCVLQDMKAQLAPVHTVLVNCMSLRSSHAVFPLLADTLKAPGGPSGLQSFLTAPGPAVLLVLDEMDQLDSKAQDVLYTIFEWPHLPKSRLCLVGIANALDLTDRILPRLQARPHCRPLLLHFPPYSRQELTAIVQDRLSQASADGILDASAVQFCARKVSAVSGDARKALDICRRAVEVVESDERKNASDPTGGPKASRVSLPQVARVLSEIYGDRMASPGGGGAADGESFPLQQKLLVCCLLLLTRSGKSKEVAVGKLHEVYSRLCARRQVSAVGQGECLSLCSLLESRGIFSLKKAKEARLAKVFLKIEEKDVENALKDRTLLGSILAAGLPS; from the exons ATGCCCAGCACGCGCTCTAACGGCCGGGCTCAGCCCACGCTGGACTTCCCGCGCCGCAAATCCTGCAGAGTCTCCTCGCGGCCCAAGACGCCGCAGCCGGCAGCGTCTCCGGCTCCGACCAAACCGCGACCCGCTCAGCTCGGACCGCTCTCCCCCAAACTACCGGCCGCCCGCCCGTCTCCGCTCACGATGCCGCCGCCGGCCGCCCTCCAGCCACGACTTCCACTCAGCCCCCGGAAACGCACAG GTGATGAAAACGGCTGTAACCGTGGCGACGCCCCGCTGGGTTCTCCTCCGAAGCAAAGCAAGCCGACTCTGGTGTCCTCGCCCCGGAAGCCGGCCTTCGACGACGAGAACTCGCCGGTCTCGGTCCGCCGGCGGCTGGTCCCGTCCTCGTCGCCGCGGAAACCGCTCTCCCCCGCGGCCGGTGCGTCCCCGAGGCGCCAGGAAACGCCTTCTGGGAGCCCGGCACGCCAAAACCCGGAGAGGAAGCCGCCGGTCGCTCGGCTTTTTGGAGAAA GGTCGAGGTTCCTGAGCGTGAAGCAGGCGCTCCACACCGCCGTCCCCGAGCGCCTCCTGTCCCGGGAGGCCGAGCGGGCGTCCATCCGCTCGTTCCTGGAGGAGAAGGCCCTGCGGCGCCTCCCCGGCAGCCTCTACATCTCCGGAGCTCCGGGAACCGGCAAGACGGCCTGCCTCAActgtgtgctgcaggacatgAAG GCCCAGCTGGCGCCCGTCCACACCGTGCTGGTGAACTGTATGAGTCTGCGCAGCTCGCACGCCGTCTTCCCGCTGCTGGCCGACACGCTGAAGGCGCCCGGCGGGCCGAGCGGGCTGCAGAGCTTCCTGACGGCCCCGGGGCCCGCTGT GCTTCTGGTTCTGGACGAGATGGACCAGCTGGACAGTAAAGCTCAGGACGTCCTGTACACCATCTTTGAGTGGCCGCACCTGCCGAAGTCTCGCCTCTGTCTCGTCG gcaTCGCCAACGCTCTGGATCTAACCGACCGCATCCTGCCCCGTCTGCAGGCTCGCCCTCACTGTCGCCCCCTGCTGTTGCACTTTCCTCCCTACAGCCGGCAGGAGCTCACGGCCATCGTCCAGGACCGGCTCTCTCAG GCGTCGGCCGACGGGATCCTCGACGCGTCCGCGGTTCAGTTTTGTGCCCGAAAAGTGTCGGCGGTGTCAGGAGACGCCAGGAAAGCTCTGGACATCTGCAG GAGAGCGGTCGAGGTGGTCGAGTCCGACGAGAGGAAGAACGCTTCGGATCCAACCGGCGGACCGAAAG CGTCGCGGGTCAGCCTTCCGCAGGTCGCGCGCGTGCTGTCGGAGATCTACGGCGACCGGATGGCGTCTccgggcggcggcggcgctgcCGACGGAGAGAGTTTCCCTCTGCAGCAGAAGCTGCTGgtctgctgcctgctgctgctcacacGCAGCGGGAAGAGCAAAGAGGTCGCCGTCGGGAAG CTCCACGAGGTGTACAGCCGCCTGTGCGCCCGCCGCCAGGTGTCCGCCGTCGGGCAGGGAGAGTGTCTGTCGCTCTGCAGCCTGCTGGAGAGTCGAGGGATCTTCTCTCTGAAGAAGGCCAAAGAGGCTCGTCTCGCCAAG GTGTTCCTGAAGATCGAGGAGAAAGACGTTGAAAACGCTCTGAAGGACCGAACGCTGCTGGGGAGCATCCTCGCCGCCGGCCTCCCGTCCTGA